One genomic region from Sandaracinaceae bacterium encodes:
- a CDS encoding restriction endonuclease subunit S, translated as MATGPFGSAISSRFFVDSGVPVIRGSNLSDDTGVRISDANLVYIPDDLARKFSRSEVRLGDLVFTCWGTIGQVGLIDQRAGYDRYIVSNKQMKLTPDATVADSLFLYYVYSSPQVVERIQGQKIGSSVPGFNLGQLKAITIPVPPLEEQRRIAGVLGALDDRIELNRKMNRTLEEMAQAIFKSWFIDFDGVPHSEMVDSELGPIPGAVKLVYLGDILSDLETGKRPKGGVKQIASGVPSIGAESIVGVGRYDFAKTKYVPEEFFVKMKKGVLRDRDVLVYKDGGKPGDFRPHVSMFGDGFPFNRAAINSHVYRLRADGRVSQEYLYFWLASDSMLALMRRMGTGAAIPGIPKRNLVRIPVVLPERGRVERFQEYAEPAVSRIFANANQSRTLEELRDALLPKLISGEIRVPEAEKAVEAVL; from the coding sequence ATGGCCACCGGACCCTTCGGTTCCGCGATCAGCTCGAGGTTCTTCGTGGACTCGGGTGTCCCGGTGATCCGAGGAAGCAATCTCAGCGACGACACCGGAGTTCGGATCTCTGACGCGAATCTCGTCTACATACCGGACGACCTTGCCCGAAAGTTTTCACGTTCTGAAGTCCGTCTTGGCGACCTCGTGTTTACCTGCTGGGGCACCATTGGTCAGGTTGGTCTCATCGACCAACGTGCAGGCTACGATCGATACATTGTTTCAAACAAGCAGATGAAGCTAACGCCTGACGCCACTGTCGCGGACAGTCTATTCCTCTACTATGTGTACTCCAGCCCCCAGGTTGTAGAGCGGATCCAAGGTCAGAAGATCGGTAGTTCGGTGCCTGGGTTCAATCTTGGCCAGCTCAAGGCGATCACCATCCCTGTCCCGCCGCTCGAGGAGCAGCGGCGGATTGCTGGGGTGCTCGGGGCGCTGGACGACAGGATCGAGCTCAACCGGAAGATGAACCGGACGCTGGAGGAGATGGCACAGGCCATCTTCAAGTCCTGGTTCATCGACTTCGACGGCGTGCCCCACTCGGAGATGGTCGACAGCGAGCTCGGGCCGATCCCGGGAGCCGTGAAGCTGGTTTACTTGGGAGATATTCTTAGTGACCTCGAGACCGGAAAGAGGCCCAAGGGCGGTGTGAAGCAGATTGCCTCGGGAGTGCCGAGCATCGGTGCGGAGAGCATCGTTGGAGTCGGTAGGTACGACTTTGCAAAGACCAAGTACGTTCCGGAAGAGTTCTTCGTCAAGATGAAGAAGGGTGTTCTTCGAGATAGGGACGTTCTCGTCTACAAGGACGGTGGCAAGCCCGGTGACTTTCGGCCCCATGTTTCTATGTTCGGTGACGGATTTCCTTTCAATCGGGCCGCAATCAACAGCCACGTATATCGCCTCCGTGCGGATGGGCGCGTGTCGCAAGAATATCTCTACTTCTGGCTGGCTTCAGATTCGATGTTGGCACTCATGCGAAGAATGGGTACAGGCGCGGCGATACCGGGGATTCCAAAGCGAAATCTCGTCCGCATTCCGGTCGTTCTACCGGAGCGCGGGCGCGTTGAGCGCTTTCAAGAGTACGCGGAGCCGGCGGTCAGCAGAATCTTCGCCAATGCCAATCAAAGCAGAACGCTCGAAGAGCTTCGCGACGCGCTCCTCCCGAAGCTGATCTCCGGTGAGATCCGCGTGCCCGAGGCCGAGAAGGCGGTGGAGGCGGTGCTTTGA
- a CDS encoding class I SAM-dependent DNA methyltransferase, whose protein sequence is MTGWAKVNVKSAREDELAGEIAEVVGLTERTVERRLGEAHGRTLVRNLFEDRWPREAADFEGRTAAWARNAELFEELSGVTGLAVRTVRTKLQEATGKMHVPRVFADRWPEAEAPRRSNGRSSTSRGRPEPKGEVEDMAEPKKKRAGKKKSNGRSKSNGSPERTGSLGFESKLWDAADLLRNNMDPAEYKHVVLGLLFLKYIEDAFEERREELRAAVSDPDSEYFEETEAAREDALGELLEDRDEYTAENVFWVPEKARWSHLQAEAKQPTIGKTLDDAMDLIERENPRLKNVLPKVYALPGLDKHNLGQLIDLVSGIGLGTKEHRDKDTLGRVYEYFLSRFASAEGRGGGEFYTPASVVRLLVEMLEPYQGRVYDPCCGSGGMFVQSLKFIEAHDGQRKQITVYGQESNRTTWRMAQMNLAIRGIEANLGKKHADSFHEDLHPDLRADFILANPPFNISVWGGERLEGDVRWRYGAPPASNANYGWVQHFIHHLADDGTAGFVLANGSMSSMQSGEGEIRKKIVEADLVDCVVACPGQLFYATQIPVCLWFLTKNKRANGHRDRQRETLFIDARKLGRMETRVNRVFDAEHIAQVADTYHAWRNHGGAYDDVAGFCKSAKLEEIASHAFVLTPGRYVGAEEVEDDGEPFEEKMQRLTAALSAQMAEGVKLDAKIADAVTRLGYGR, encoded by the coding sequence GTGACTGGATGGGCAAAGGTCAACGTGAAGTCCGCTCGCGAGGACGAGCTCGCGGGGGAGATCGCCGAGGTGGTCGGGCTGACCGAGCGCACGGTGGAGAGGCGGCTCGGGGAGGCGCATGGGCGAACGCTCGTGCGGAACCTCTTCGAGGATCGCTGGCCCCGCGAGGCCGCCGACTTCGAGGGGAGGACGGCGGCGTGGGCGCGGAACGCGGAGCTGTTCGAGGAGCTCTCGGGGGTCACCGGCCTCGCCGTCCGGACGGTGCGGACGAAGCTGCAAGAGGCGACGGGCAAGATGCACGTGCCGCGGGTGTTCGCGGACCGGTGGCCGGAGGCCGAGGCCCCGCGCCGCTCGAACGGTCGTTCGTCGACGAGTCGTGGTAGGCCGGAGCCGAAAGGCGAAGTGGAAGACATGGCGGAGCCCAAGAAGAAGCGAGCCGGGAAGAAGAAGAGCAACGGCCGCTCGAAGTCGAACGGCAGCCCGGAGCGGACGGGGAGCCTCGGCTTCGAGTCGAAGCTGTGGGACGCGGCGGACCTGCTGCGCAACAACATGGACCCGGCCGAGTACAAGCACGTGGTGCTCGGCTTGCTGTTCCTCAAGTACATCGAGGACGCGTTCGAGGAGCGGCGCGAGGAGCTGCGGGCCGCAGTGTCGGACCCCGACTCGGAGTACTTCGAGGAGACGGAGGCGGCGCGCGAGGACGCGCTGGGCGAGCTGCTCGAGGACCGCGACGAGTACACGGCGGAGAACGTGTTCTGGGTGCCCGAGAAGGCGCGCTGGTCGCACCTGCAGGCGGAGGCGAAGCAGCCGACCATCGGCAAGACGCTCGACGACGCGATGGACCTCATCGAGCGCGAGAACCCGCGGCTGAAGAACGTGCTGCCCAAGGTCTACGCGCTGCCCGGGCTCGACAAGCACAACCTCGGGCAGCTCATCGACCTGGTGAGCGGTATCGGGCTCGGGACCAAGGAGCACCGCGACAAGGACACGCTCGGCCGGGTCTACGAGTACTTCCTCAGCCGGTTCGCGTCGGCCGAGGGCCGGGGCGGCGGCGAGTTCTACACCCCCGCCTCGGTGGTGCGGCTGCTGGTCGAGATGCTCGAGCCCTACCAGGGCCGGGTCTACGACCCTTGCTGCGGTTCGGGCGGCATGTTCGTGCAGTCGTTGAAGTTCATCGAGGCGCACGACGGCCAGCGCAAGCAGATCACGGTCTACGGCCAGGAGTCCAACCGCACCACCTGGCGCATGGCGCAGATGAACCTCGCCATCCGCGGCATCGAAGCCAACCTGGGCAAGAAGCACGCGGACAGCTTCCACGAGGACCTGCACCCGGATCTCAGAGCCGACTTCATCCTCGCCAACCCGCCGTTCAACATCTCGGTCTGGGGCGGCGAGCGGCTCGAGGGCGACGTGCGCTGGAGGTACGGCGCCCCGCCGGCCAGCAACGCCAACTACGGCTGGGTTCAGCACTTCATCCACCACCTCGCCGACGACGGCACGGCGGGCTTCGTGCTCGCCAACGGCTCCATGTCGTCCATGCAGTCGGGGGAGGGGGAGATCCGAAAGAAGATCGTCGAGGCCGACCTCGTCGACTGCGTCGTCGCCTGCCCGGGGCAGCTCTTCTACGCCACCCAGATCCCGGTTTGCCTCTGGTTCTTGACCAAGAACAAGCGCGCCAACGGCCACCGCGACCGACAGCGGGAGACCCTCTTCATCGACGCCCGCAAGCTCGGCCGCATGGAGACCCGGGTCAACCGCGTGTTCGACGCCGAGCACATCGCCCAGGTCGCGGACACCTACCACGCCTGGCGCAACCATGGCGGCGCCTACGATGACGTGGCCGGCTTTTGCAAGTCGGCCAAGCTCGAGGAGATCGCGAGTCACGCCTTCGTGCTCACCCCGGGCCGCTACGTCGGCGCGGAGGAGGTCGAAGACGACGGCGAGCCCTTCGAGGAGAAGATGCAACGGCTGACCGCGGCGCTCTCGGCGCAGATGGCGGAGGGAGTGAAGCTGGACGCCAAGATCGCTGATGCGGTCACGAGGCTGGGGTATGGACGTTAG